Within bacterium, the genomic segment CGCCTTCCTTCAGCCGCTTGAGCTGCTCGTCCACGCCGACCTTCTCCAGTTGCTCGAACTCCTTGTCGAGGCTGTCGGTCTCGAGCTCGGCCATGTCCACGGCGGCCTCGCCCTCGGCCTCGAGCTTGTCCACCTTTTCCTCCATGCGGTCGAAGGTGGAGAAGGCGCCGGAGTCGTTGATGCCGGCCATTGTCTCGTGGATCTGCTTCTGGGCCTCGGCGCGCTTGGCCCGGGCGATGAGGAGCTGCTTCTGGCTCTTGCACTCCTCTATCTTGCGCTGGAGCTGGCGGAGCGAGCTCTTCAGGGCCTCGGTGGCCTGCTTCTGCTTCTCCCACTGCTCCTTGAAGCCGCGGGCGTTCTCGGCGGCGCTGGTCTTGCGTAAGAGGGCTTCCTGGGCCAGGTCCTCGCGCCCCGCGGTCATGGCCTGCTTGGCCTTTTCGGCCCAGTCGAAGGCGTCCTTCTTCGACCTGTCGTACTGGTTGTAGAGCCGCTTCTCGTCGGCGACGGTCACCATCACCTGTTTCTTGGCCTCGGCGTAATGCTCCTCCATCTCGTACACCATCTGGTTGAGCATCTTCTCCGGGTCCTCGGCCTTTTCCAGCATGGCGTTGATGTTCGCCTTGAGGATGTCTCCCATGCGCTTGAAGATTCCCATGATCTCTCCCGTATCCGGTGAAGTTTTTTTACCTTTGCATGTGTAAAATAAGGCTAGCCCTTCCGAATGGCGTTGTAAATCATCTGTGCGCCGTTCTCCAGGGCCATGACGCTGGCGTGGATTTCGTCGGCGTGGATGCCGGCCCCCTCCACGGAGTCCACGAGGACCAGGTCGCCGCCGTCAATGGCGACCGCGCCGTGGTCCAGCTTCATGTTCAGGGCCAGGAGTTTCTTTAAGAAGGCGGCGTCGGCGCCGGACGGCACCTCGGCCAGCTTCAGCCGGAAGAGAACCAGGTTCTCCGCCACCGAGATGACCACGTTGGTCGAGTCGTCGTGGTCGGCGTTGACCAACCAGACCCCCTCGGCGACCTGGTTGTAGTCGTAGTTCAGGCTGAGGAAGAAGTGTTCCAGTTTCTCAGGCGTGAGCATGGCGCCCCCTTGAATTTTAGTAAATCAGTGGTTCGCGTTTCAGGGAACTCAGTCTACCAAAGGGAGTCTTGCCGGGCAAGGGGAATCGGATGGGTGGTTGTGGCGTGCGTCTTCGGGTACATGCAACGGGTAACCGGTCGTCACCCCAACCACCGGCAGGGGATGGATGCGGGTCTGGGTGCGGGGTGCAAAAAAGAGGTTTACAAAAGGCGACATCGGCTAACGGTACACCTCCCGTCTATGCCTCACGCGGATGACCAGGATCAATAGCCGGTCATCCTCGACCTGATAGATGACCCGGTAATCGCCGATTCTGATGCGGTAGCGGTCGGCCGAATCCGTTATTTTACGTACACCCGGCGGTCGCGGCTCCGACGCCAGTTGCTCTATCCTCTTGATTATCCTTGTATAAACGGCAGGGGTCAGCTGTTTTAAATCCCGGTACGCCCGTTTCGTCAGGACCACCCGGTGAGCCATCTAGTCCAGCCCGAGCTCGGCCTTGATCTGCTCCAGGCTGATGGTGCCTTCCCGCCGCACCTCTTTTAGAATTGTTTCCGCTTCCCGGTTGTCCATCTCGTCTGAGTATCGCTCCAGGAGTTCGAGAAAGAGCAGGTAGCGCTGCGGCGGGATGAGCACCGCCTGTTTCTTGTTGCGTCGGGTTATGATGTAATCCTCTAGACCGTAGTGAATTTTGTTTAGCAGGTCGGCCAAGGTAGCCCGGGCTTCGGTTATGGAAATGGTCTTCATCGCTGCCCCTAAATGTACGTAATGTACGTTACGTACATATTGTAGCCGAACCCTTCTCCGATGTCAACCTACGGCCCCTGTAGTTCCCTCCGGTCACTCCCATTCAATAGTAGCTGGAGGTTTTGAGGACACGTCGTAGGTCACACGGTTGACGCCGGGGACCTCGTTGATTATCCGGCTGGAGATTTTCGCCAGCACCTCGTAGGGCATGCGGAACCAGTCGGCGGTCATGCCGTCCACGCTGGTCACGGCGCGCAGGGCGACGGTGTTGGCGTATGTGCGCTCGTCGCCCATCACCCCCACGCTCTTGACCGGCAGAAGGACGACGAAGGCCTGCCAGATGTCGTCGTAGATTCCCGCCGCATGGAGTTCTTCGAGGTAGATGACGTCGGCGGCGCGCAGGGTCGCCAGCCGTTCCCGGGTCACCTCGCCCAGGATGCGAATCGCCAGCCCCGGGCCGGGGAAGGGATGGCGCCCCAGTATTTCCGGTGGGATGCCCAGTTCCCGCCCCACCGCGCGCACCTCGTCCTTGAAGAGCTCCCGTAGCGGCTCCACCAGTTTCAGGTGC encodes:
- a CDS encoding PspA/IM30 family protein translates to MGIFKRMGDILKANINAMLEKAEDPEKMLNQMVYEMEEHYAEAKKQVMVTVADEKRLYNQYDRSKKDAFDWAEKAKQAMTAGREDLAQEALLRKTSAAENARGFKEQWEKQKQATEALKSSLRQLQRKIEECKSQKQLLIARAKRAEAQKQIHETMAGINDSGAFSTFDRMEEKVDKLEAEGEAAVDMAELETDSLDKEFEQLEKVGVDEQLKRLKEGDADSDLKDL
- a CDS encoding YbjN domain-containing protein yields the protein MLTPEKLEHFFLSLNYDYNQVAEGVWLVNADHDDSTNVVISVAENLVLFRLKLAEVPSGADAAFLKKLLALNMKLDHGAVAIDGGDLVLVDSVEGAGIHADEIHASVMALENGAQMIYNAIRKG
- a CDS encoding type II toxin-antitoxin system RelE/ParE family toxin, with the protein product MAHRVVLTKRAYRDLKQLTPAVYTRIIKRIEQLASEPRPPGVRKITDSADRYRIRIGDYRVIYQVEDDRLLILVIRVRHRREVYR
- a CDS encoding type II toxin-antitoxin system Phd/YefM family antitoxin, whose product is MKTISITEARATLADLLNKIHYGLEDYIITRRNKKQAVLIPPQRYLLFLELLERYSDEMDNREAETILKEVRREGTISLEQIKAELGLD